A single genomic interval of Aminivibrio sp. harbors:
- a CDS encoding aminotransferase class V-fold PLP-dependent enzyme — protein sequence MKTYSIGLVPGPVSVPEEFRRAYLENYGSADLEEEFFFLYEEAEGLLRQLLKTQNPVTIQSGEAMSVLWGAVKSCLLPGDRLLAVSNGVFGRGFGEMGQALGMDVRIVEAPGGDFPDPDVIRKEALSFRPRMITAVHCETPGGLLNPVAPLGGIADEAGALLCVDYVASAGGADVRTDGWGIDIGLLGSQKVLSLLPDLSMAAVSPKAWKAMERVNYQGYDALLPWRDGVKNRYLPYTFNWQALSALRLSLLRLLGEGLEASFGRHERVARYARERLTAMGVSLYPKREELCSPTVTAALVPEGWTWQKLDGALRERGMAVGGSYGPLAGKVFRIGHMGSQADMELVKKGMDVLEDVLGGK from the coding sequence ATGAAAACGTATTCCATAGGGCTTGTGCCGGGCCCCGTTTCGGTACCCGAGGAATTCCGGAGGGCCTATCTCGAGAATTACGGCAGCGCCGACCTCGAGGAGGAGTTCTTTTTCCTCTATGAAGAGGCCGAAGGCCTGCTTCGGCAGCTTCTGAAGACACAAAATCCCGTGACCATCCAGAGCGGCGAGGCCATGTCCGTTCTCTGGGGCGCCGTGAAAAGCTGTCTCCTGCCTGGGGACAGGCTGCTTGCCGTCTCAAACGGAGTCTTCGGCCGCGGGTTCGGTGAGATGGGGCAGGCCCTCGGCATGGACGTCCGGATCGTGGAGGCTCCGGGGGGCGACTTTCCCGATCCGGACGTCATAAGGAAGGAAGCCCTGTCATTCCGGCCCCGGATGATCACCGCCGTCCACTGCGAAACACCCGGCGGCCTGCTGAACCCCGTCGCCCCCCTGGGCGGGATCGCTGACGAGGCGGGGGCCCTTCTCTGCGTGGACTACGTGGCCAGCGCCGGCGGCGCCGATGTGCGCACCGACGGGTGGGGCATCGACATCGGCCTGCTGGGAAGCCAGAAAGTCCTCTCCCTTCTCCCCGACCTCTCCATGGCGGCGGTGAGCCCGAAAGCCTGGAAAGCCATGGAGAGGGTGAACTACCAGGGGTACGACGCCCTTCTCCCCTGGAGAGACGGGGTGAAGAACCGGTATCTTCCCTATACTTTCAACTGGCAGGCCCTGAGCGCCCTCAGGCTTTCCCTGCTTCGGCTGCTCGGGGAGGGACTTGAGGCCTCCTTCGGGCGTCATGAACGGGTGGCCCGATATGCCCGAGAGCGGCTGACGGCCATGGGAGTGTCCCTCTACCCGAAACGGGAGGAACTCTGCTCCCCCACGGTGACCGCCGCCCTCGTGCCTGAAGGGTGGACCTGGCAGAAACTGGACGGCGCCCTCAGGGAACGGGGCATGGCCGTGGGGGGCAGCTACGGCCCCCTGGCGGGGAAAGTATTCCGCATCGGCCACATGGGATCCCAGGCCGACATGGAGCTGGTAAAAAAGGGCATGGACGTGCTTGAGGACGTCCTCGGCGGAAAGTAG
- a CDS encoding amidase family protein, which produces MSEKGFRVEEATVQQIHDAMKRGETSCRAVTEEYIRRIEAYDRKGPSLHAVILVNPRALEEADELDRIFREKGPVGPLHGIPVLLKDNVETADMVTTSGSLALEHYLPDDDAFITRKFREAGALIIAKANMHEFAVWGESVSSILGQVINPYDLTRTPGGSSGGTGAGMAANFAAVGIGTDTINSIRSPSSACSCVGIRPTIGLVSRDGISPYSLDQDTAGPICRTVEDAVRVLDVIVGYDPADPETAWSVGNIPKSYMEYLCPDGLEGKRLGVLRSLFGDKPEHEDVNAAMKRSLDAMKEGGAELVDVSEPIDTNYLVSKVSVHLHTLKDDLEGYLKSLGDKCAYHTVEALIASGKIHPGIVENMKTAAGLSRDSDEYRSRTLKRLALKTQVMKLMADLKLDALVYPHQKRLAVPVGETQVERNGVLGSATGFPSIAVPAGFSRPTETAPGGVPIGLEILGRPWSEGILISMAYAFERRTSFRKPPFSTPPLS; this is translated from the coding sequence TTGTCCGAAAAGGGTTTTCGCGTGGAAGAAGCGACCGTGCAGCAGATCCACGATGCCATGAAGCGCGGGGAAACTTCCTGCAGGGCAGTCACTGAAGAGTATATCCGCCGCATTGAAGCCTACGACAGAAAGGGACCGTCCCTCCATGCCGTCATCCTGGTCAATCCCAGGGCGCTGGAGGAAGCGGACGAGCTCGACCGGATCTTCCGGGAAAAGGGCCCCGTGGGTCCTCTTCACGGTATTCCCGTGCTGCTGAAGGATAACGTGGAGACGGCGGACATGGTGACCACCAGCGGTTCCCTCGCGCTGGAGCACTACCTTCCCGACGACGACGCCTTCATCACGAGAAAGTTCCGGGAGGCGGGAGCCCTCATCATTGCCAAGGCGAACATGCACGAGTTCGCCGTGTGGGGCGAGAGCGTGAGCTCCATCCTCGGGCAGGTGATCAACCCCTACGATCTTACCAGGACACCGGGAGGGTCGAGCGGCGGCACAGGCGCCGGTATGGCGGCCAATTTCGCCGCCGTGGGCATCGGCACCGATACCATCAATTCAATCCGGTCCCCGTCCTCGGCGTGCAGCTGTGTGGGCATCCGGCCCACCATCGGACTCGTAAGCCGGGACGGCATATCCCCCTACTCCCTGGACCAGGACACGGCGGGCCCCATCTGCCGCACCGTGGAGGATGCCGTCCGGGTGCTCGACGTCATCGTCGGGTACGACCCGGCGGACCCGGAAACGGCATGGTCGGTGGGGAATATCCCCAAAAGCTACATGGAATACCTCTGCCCGGACGGCCTGGAAGGAAAGCGCCTCGGCGTTCTCAGGAGCCTCTTCGGCGACAAGCCGGAGCACGAGGACGTGAACGCCGCCATGAAGCGGAGCCTCGACGCCATGAAGGAGGGCGGGGCCGAGCTGGTGGATGTGTCCGAGCCCATCGACACCAACTACCTGGTATCGAAGGTGAGCGTCCATCTCCATACCCTCAAGGACGATCTCGAAGGTTACCTGAAGAGCCTCGGCGACAAGTGCGCCTACCATACGGTGGAGGCCCTCATAGCCTCCGGCAAGATCCACCCCGGCATCGTGGAGAACATGAAGACCGCCGCCGGACTGAGCAGGGACAGCGACGAATACCGGTCCCGCACACTGAAGCGACTCGCCCTGAAGACCCAGGTCATGAAGCTCATGGCGGACCTGAAGCTGGATGCCCTCGTCTACCCCCACCAGAAGCGTCTCGCCGTACCCGTGGGCGAAACTCAGGTGGAGCGAAACGGAGTCCTCGGCTCCGCCACAGGCTTTCCGTCGATCGCCGTGCCCGCCGGATTCTCCAGGCCCACGGAAACGGCCCCGGGAGGGGTACCCATCGGGCTGGAAATCCTGGGCCGACCCTGGAGCGAGGGGATCCTCATCTCCATGGCCTACGCTTTCGAACGGCGTACCAGTTTTCGGAAACCGCCCTTCAGCACTCCGCCGCTTTCCTGA
- a CDS encoding bifunctional UDP-sugar hydrolase/5'-nucleotidase, which produces MKILRKSILAFLTLLVLAASAFASGGRVTLLSLNDIHGHIYPEDGEGGLAKAATVIEAIRGENPGNTFFFEIGDVNEGPLFFYFRGHAEMRGLSLLGADGGTLGNHEFDLGEDVLFETVSRARFPVAVSNLRYRDGRPAPFPTHGIKKTADGLTVGFFGLITPELGTMTAGRGNFRAGQDLPSEAERMVNLLRREGCDAIVLLSHCGLDVDRMIARSVAGISAILGGHSHTLMEREEFVEGPGGWVTVIGQAGSYARYLGRMNLVLTQGMADREETSWRAIPLGKDIPEDLRVALLIEPFRERLKEKLDIPLAPQPEDFDARRETLRTGEAPLGNFLADAFRWKAGTDVAFLAGGSIRGDRIYPAGSATYATLTNMMPFGGSLWKGALSGSDLLLVLETSASAYALGEEDYDAAMRVPTGGFLQVSGLRFSIDPKRQPLLIDNNGIVRTQGSRLVKAEVQQPDGSWAPVDPGKIYTVATTDWTAGGGDKHYILKKNGSAFSSMEQMYLEAVADYVRFLKEMRGKTEGRITILR; this is translated from the coding sequence GTGAAAATCCTGCGGAAAAGCATCCTTGCGTTCCTGACGCTCCTGGTTCTCGCGGCGTCGGCCTTCGCCTCCGGCGGCAGGGTCACCCTGCTGTCGCTGAACGACATCCACGGCCACATCTACCCCGAGGACGGCGAAGGCGGCCTCGCCAAGGCCGCCACGGTAATCGAGGCGATCCGGGGGGAAAACCCCGGGAACACCTTCTTTTTTGAAATCGGCGACGTGAACGAAGGCCCCCTGTTCTTCTACTTCCGCGGCCACGCCGAAATGAGGGGACTCTCCCTGCTCGGCGCCGACGGGGGTACCCTCGGCAACCACGAGTTCGACCTCGGAGAGGACGTGCTGTTCGAAACGGTGTCCCGGGCCAGGTTCCCCGTGGCGGTCTCCAACCTGAGGTACAGGGACGGCCGCCCGGCCCCCTTCCCGACCCACGGCATCAAAAAGACCGCTGACGGTCTCACCGTCGGCTTTTTCGGCCTCATCACCCCCGAACTGGGCACCATGACCGCGGGAAGGGGCAATTTCCGCGCCGGGCAGGACCTTCCCTCCGAGGCGGAGCGGATGGTGAATCTCCTCCGCCGGGAAGGATGCGATGCCATAGTGCTCCTGAGCCACTGCGGTCTCGACGTAGACCGGATGATCGCTCGGTCCGTGGCGGGGATTTCCGCCATTCTCGGAGGACACAGCCATACCCTCATGGAGCGGGAAGAATTCGTCGAGGGCCCCGGCGGATGGGTCACCGTCATAGGCCAGGCGGGCTCCTACGCCAGGTACCTGGGAAGGATGAACCTCGTCCTTACGCAAGGCATGGCGGACAGGGAGGAAACATCCTGGAGGGCGATTCCCCTTGGGAAGGACATCCCCGAAGATCTCCGGGTCGCCCTGCTGATCGAGCCCTTCCGGGAACGGCTGAAGGAGAAGCTGGACATCCCCCTCGCTCCTCAGCCGGAAGACTTCGATGCCCGGAGGGAAACCCTGCGGACGGGGGAAGCCCCCCTGGGGAACTTTCTTGCCGATGCCTTCCGTTGGAAGGCCGGAACCGACGTGGCATTTCTCGCCGGGGGCAGCATCCGGGGAGACAGGATCTATCCGGCAGGATCGGCCACCTACGCCACCCTCACGAACATGATGCCCTTCGGGGGCTCCCTGTGGAAAGGGGCCCTTTCCGGCAGCGACCTGCTGCTGGTGCTTGAAACGTCCGCTTCGGCCTACGCCCTGGGCGAAGAGGACTACGACGCCGCCATGAGGGTTCCCACGGGAGGCTTTCTCCAGGTCTCCGGGCTGAGGTTCTCCATCGACCCGAAGAGACAGCCGCTGCTCATCGACAACAACGGGATCGTCCGCACCCAGGGGTCCAGGCTCGTGAAGGCCGAGGTGCAGCAGCCCGACGGATCCTGGGCTCCAGTGGACCCGGGAAAAATCTACACCGTCGCCACCACCGACTGGACGGCGGGGGGCGGCGACAAGCACTACATCCTGAAAAAAAACGGCTCCGCCTTCTCCTCCATGGAGCAGATGTACCTTGAGGCGGTGGCGGACTATGTCCGTTTCCTGAAAGAAATGCGCGGGAAAACGGAAGGCAGGATCACTATTCTTCGATGA
- a CDS encoding TIGR00366 family protein has product MQAFPPLFVWIIHPKDDKIKLLGITGLKARDVIGYATAVMILSFLVFAIPLLFLPV; this is encoded by the coding sequence GTGCAGGCCTTCCCGCCCCTCTTCGTGTGGATAATCCACCCGAAGGACGACAAGATCAAGCTTCTCGGCATCACGGGACTGAAGGCCCGGGACGTGATCGGATATGCCACCGCCGTGATGATCCTGAGCTTCCTCGTCTTCGCCATTCCCCTCCTGTTCCTTCCGGTGTAG